ACGATTACTGATCCGATTCCTGCTCATACAACCTATGTTGAGGGCTCAGCCGATAACGATGGCACCTATGACAGCGCAACTGGCAAGATTACTTGGGTAAAAGAAGTTGCTGATGGTGACACGCTCAAGGTGACCTTTAAGGTAAAGGTTGACGAAGATGTGGACTCTGATGAGATCGCTAATACTGCTCATGTAAATGATGGGCTTATCGATCAGGATACAAATACAACGAAGAACGTTGCAAAGAAGCCTCCAGTACCTTCAGTATTGCCGGTAACAAACGATACGTTTGACGGTGGCATCGTTGCGGGTATTCTTGCTAGTGTATCTGGGTTAGTCTCAGTAGTGCTCTACCGACGGAATCGTCAGCTTGGCTGCTAAACATAATGCATTAAGCTTGTTACATGCGGGTTGTAAAATCCCCATAGAGGACTGAAACAACAAGAAGCTCGCAGTCAAGCAAAAACTAGATTACGAGTAAAACGAGGGGACTGCTTTTGCAGACCCCTCGTTTTGTACCTGTTCTTCTTTGCTGTGGTATTTTCAGCACCAAGGCTGCCGGATTGAGAGTAAGCTGAAAGCACTCTGGTGTGGGTTTTGAGCTCGAGCGTTTGTGCCTTTGCATTAAAGCACTCAGAACACTCAGTTACTTTCGATACTCGTAAAACCCTTTACCAGCTGCTACACCTGTTTCGCCCTTGTCAATCTTTTCCTTGAGTAGCGTAGCAACACGGTTTTGAATTGTGCCTTCTTCCTTGGCGGCCGGGTTCATGATAGAGACATTGTAGGCAGTGGTGAGGCCAACAATGTCGAGGATGCGGAACGGACCAGCTGGTGCACCGGTGCCAAGTGTCCAAGCCCGATCGATATCTTCAGGCGACCCAATGCCAGCAGCCCAGAGCCCTTGAGCAGCTGAGAGGAAGGGTACCAGCATGCTGTTGAGCAAATAGCCAGGCTGTTCTTTCAGCACTTTTACCGGCACCATGCGGATAGCTTCGGCGAAAGCTACAACCGTATCAAAGTTTTCCTGCGCTGTTTGCGCGTGACCCATGACTTCGCCAATGGGGTTCTTCCAGATTTCGTTCGCAAAGTGAAGCGCCAGATATTTCTGCGGCCGTCCGGTAGCTTCGGCAAACATGCTTGGCAACAATGTCGAGCTATTGGTGGCGATAATAGCTTTTTCTGGCAGATGGTGGGCAAGCTCTTGATAGAAAGCGGTTTTTTGCTGGGGGTCTTCAGCGATTGCTTCGATGACAAGGTCAGTGTTGTTAAAAGCTTCATCCCAATCTGCGGTGAGTTTCAGGTTTGTATGCGCCGCCTTCACCTTGTCTTTGAGTGCTTCGCATGCTTCAGGGGAAACATCTTCACGAGCAATAAGGCCATACGCCCAAGCTGAGGGATCGCTCTTAAGAGCCTCGAGCGTGTCAAGATAAATCGTTGTCAGACGATCGATTTTGGTTTGGCAGCGCTCAATGGACGCTTCAGACCTAAGCCAGATCGTAGTGTCATAACCACGATAGGCAGCTTGGAAGGCGATTTGACTTCCTAGAACACCGCCGCCCGCAACGGTTACACGCTTGATATCTTCGATTCCCATGGAATACCTCTCTTTCCTGCCGCAAAACGACATATGGGTACATACCATTTTTACTCTACTTAGGATAATACTTAGAAGATGATGTTTGATTAACTCTGTTAGCAGTTTGTGAACAGGTATGATCCATTCCCAGATGGGGTATTTCGAGGATGCGTTATACCTGAGCGAGTGGAGTGAAGCGCTTCGCTGTTGGTATGTTGATCGCTGTAGAGTATCAGTTCTTGGGCGAGCGAAACAAACAGCACCCCCTTTTTACAGCGCCGCAGTCTGGCTAGAAGAAGAACGCTTTAGCACCCAACAGAATAAGCACGATACCACCGACGATCTGTGCGCGTCGTCCGAACGAAGCGCCCAAGCATCGGCCAATAATAATCATAGCACCGCACAACAGAAACGTTGAAAGGGCAATAATCCCTGCGGCAGAAACAATATTTGTCTGGCCAGCAGCAAGAGATATGCCCACAGCAAGGGCATCGATGCTTGTGGCAATCGCCTGCACAAGGATAACAGGTACCGATAATTTCCCACGCACTGCTTCTTCATCTTCGCTACTGTCTTCATGGATGCCATCCCACGCCATCTTGGCGCCGATAATGCCAAGGATACCGAAGGTGATAATGCCTGCATACGCTGAAATTGCTTCAACAGCAAGAAAGCCAGCAAGATAGCCGATAAGCGGCATAATTCCCTGTAATGCACCAAATGTGAGGGGTATTAGGGCAGCACGCCGCCGCGATATGCGCGGGTTAGCTATTATATTGCATAAGGTGACACTCATAGCATCAGCCGAAAGGGCAATACCGAGTACGACAATCTCGAAGAGATTCATAAGGGGAAGTAGTTCATTTCTTGAAGGGCTTGCAAGTTTTCCTAGCAATTCTACCATGGGAGAACAGCCTGAACGCTGAACACGCAGCTAATAAGGTTGAACCATTAAATGGATTCTATCCAAATGAATAGTGTCCAAACCAACAATGCCAAATTGGCAGTACCCAAATGACGACACCAATCGAGAGGTAACTATGCTCGATCGTGCTGATTTTAAAGTCTATATCCATTACATTATTCCTTCTATAGCATCGTTTTTACTGACGGGCATTTACAGTATTGTCGATGGCCTCTTCGTTGGTCATGCGGTGGGGGATGCCGGTTTAGCCGGCATCAACGTCGCTTGGCCGCTCGTAGCTTTTATGATGGCAATCGGTACCGGTGTCGGTATGGGGGGTGCCGTTATTAGCTCCATCTATGCTGGCATTGGCGATCTGCGCTCGTCTAATCGCGCTATTGCTCATACTCTTTCAATGCTTGCGCTGGCAACGCCGCTGGTTATGGTGGTGCTGTTTTGTTTTGGTCAGCAATTGATCTACCTGTTTGGTGGTCGCGATGAAATCTTATCTCAGTCGCAGTCGTATCTTTCCGTTATGACTTGGGGGTCGCTCTTTCAAATTATGGCATCAGGCTGCATTCCTCTTATGCGCAACAAGGGCCGCGTTGTGGCTGCTATGGTCATTCTGGTTATCAGTGGCCTGTTGAATGTGGCTCTCGACTTTGCGCTCGTGATGCTGGCGGGCTGGGGAGTAGCTGGCGCTGGATTGGCAACGGTGATTGCCCAGGCATTCGTTTTTATCTGTGGGCTTGCTTTCTTTCTAAAGCGAGAAAACCGACCGCGCTCTCGCGATTTTGCTCTTGACGGTGAGTTCCTTAGTCGCACCTTAAAGGGTGGGTTTGCGCCGTTTGCCCTAACACTGTTACCTGAAGTAACCACGATTGTCATGAACATGGCTACCGAAGCTCATGGTGGTGCCACTGCTCAGTCGGCTTTTGCGGTGATCTCGTACGTGGCGGTGGCAATACAGTGGATTATTCAGGGCGTTAATGATGGATCGCAGCCACTGGTGAGTTTGCGTTTCGGCGAAGGAAAACTGTCGACTATGCGTGCCTTGCGCCATACGAATTATGTCTTCGCGGTGGGTATTGGTTTGGCTGGTATGGTGGCACTCTACGTATTGCGCGTGCCGCTTGCCGTTGTGTTTGGCATATCACCACAGACAAGCGAAGTGTTCTATCATGGTGTGGCGCTGTTTTCGTTGGCGCTCGGTTTCTATGGTATTACCCATGCAACCACTTCGTTTTTCTATGCTGTTGAAAGCAGTCGCAATGCAACCATTGTTATCCTTGGCGAGGTTGTGTTCGTTGTTTTCTTTGCGGCTGTTCTACCCCTCTTCTTAGGGCTTGACGGTGTGTGGCTTGCGGTGGTGGCCACACAGGCATGCCTTGCCGTGTTGGCGGTGGCACTGCTGCGGCATTCGCGAGGCAACATTGCCCAGGCGGCAGCGCGTCATGTCGAAAAGCATGCGGAATTGGCTGGGCAGGCAGCTGAAAGTAACGCATAAAGAGCCGAGAGCAACGCGTAAAGAAGAGAAACGGCTTGCGCTGTTGTATTATTTCCTGACCAAGTATGAGAGTATGAAGAGGTCTTACTAAAAGGGTTTTACTTGCTTTACCTCATTGGGTAAGGGTCAATGGGCATAGTGCAAGCCGATTGCCAGATATACGTTTTACCTGCCTATTGTAGTGTGTAAGGGAAGGATGTTCGTGAATTACCTGCTGACATTTCTCGAGGGTATTGTCACCTTCGTATCGCCCTGTTTGCTTCCATTATTGCCCGTATATGTAGCCTATTTTGCTGGTGGTCTGCCAGAGGCTTCTGGAAATGCCGCTGCGTCGCAGTCAGCTTCCACAAGCGCTTCGCGCATTGCTGGTAGCAAGTTCAAAGGGGCGCTTGGATTTGTTGCTGGCTTTACTGTGTTGTTTTGTGCTTTGGGAGCCATGGCGGCTTCGCTGGGTGGCTTTTTCATGCAGAACCGTCGCGCCCTTGAAGTGGTGTGCGGGCTGGTTATCATTCTGTTTGGTTTCACTTATTGGGGTGTCATTAAAACGAGCATTTTTACCGGTCGTGGTGCGCGCCCTAAAACACTCTCCCAGGGGTTTGGTCCATCCTTTTTGTTTGGTATGGCGTTTGCGGTTAGTTGGACTCCATGTGTGGGTGCTTTCCTGGGATCGGCGCTCTCTCTGGCCGTAACAACGGGGGATATGCTAACTGGTGCATCGCTGCTCGCATGCTATTCACTTGGTTTGGGTGTGCCATTTATCCTGTCAGCCTTGCTGATCGACCGTCTTGAAGGTGCTTTTACGTGGGTTAAGGCGCATTATGGCATTATCAATAAAGTTTGTGGTGCGCTGCTTGTTTTGGTGGGCGCCCTTTTGGTATCGGGCTTGTTTAGCTCGTGGATGGGAATGTTTGCAGCCTAGTGGGTGGCTTATACATGAGTATCGGGGGAACATCGTGAGCAATAAGAAACAGTTGTTGATTTCAGTGGTCGTGCTTGTGGCTGTCGTTGCTGTAGCTGTTGTGGCGTATCGCGCGCTCTCTGCTGGTCAGATGTCATCTTCTACTTCAGCAGGATCTGCTTCCACTTCTTCGTCTTCAATCGATCAATCTCAAGCCCTTTCACAGAGCCCAGGCAACTCGTCTTCTGCAAATGGGTCTGGATCTGCCATGTCGGGTGGGTCTTCAGGGAACTCACAGGCGCTTCCTTCGTTTTCGGTACTTGATTCATCAGGCGCTAAGGTTTCAAGCGATTCTGTTATTGGCAAGCCTACGTTTATCGGTTTTTGGGCGACCTGGTGTCCTAACTGTGTCTCGGAAGCTCCTGACATTCAAAAGCTGTATGACACGTATGGGGATCGCGTCAACTTCATGATGATCGACTGTGTTGATGGCCAGCGTGAAACCGTTGATATCGCAAAGCAGTGGATCGAAAGCAAAGGGTATACCTATCCGGTGTACTTCGATACAACCAATCAAGCATCGCTGGCGCTACGTGTTCAGTATCTGCCGACGATTTACCTGGTTGATGCGCAGGGGAACGTGACGTCAATGAAAATTGGTTCTACCTCGTTTGATGCGATGGCAACAGCGCTCGACGGCCTGCTTGCTTCATAGTGCATAGACAATATTACTGGACATGTTGAGCTCGCTCTGCAAAGCGTTTGCGGACATTTTCGCTTGTAATCCAGCCGTCTTTATCTCCAGACGTGCGGCCTGCCTCGAGCTCTGAGAACAGGCGATTTTCAGCAGCGAGCTTGTTGTAGTCATCCATATCGAGGATGGCATACTTACCCTGCCCATTCTTCGTAAGGAATACAGGTGCACCGGGAGCCACGCCATCAAGTACTTCGGTGTAGCTACGTAACGATGAGACTGGCATGATTGTAGGCATATTTACTCCTTGCTGAATAATTTACCCCTTATTTTACAGCATGTGTAAAACAAAACTGATTAAAGAGGTGGCTTGCATGTAGCGGCAGGCTGTGGCAGAATATTTCGGCATTCGGGCGATTGGCGCAGCGGGAGCGCAACTGCCTTACAAGCAGTAGGCCGCAGGTTCGAACCCTGCATCGCCCACCATCAAAAACGCAGGCCAGGGTTAAAGTCTCTGGCCTGTTTTCGTACAGGTGACTGGAATGCGATTGAACGCATGAGATCCAGCAGAATGTAATTGATCACACGAGATCTGGCGTCACACGATTTCATTTCCGTAGTATTTATTTGTCTGTTACTTCCTTATAGCTTGGCATCTGCCTGTAGTCCAAACCTTATTCCGCTTGTCGCTTTGCGTCGGTATCTTGCCTTCTTGGTATGTTAAAGTGAAGATGATTTCACTTACGATTCAAGGAGGTCTCGATGTATCAAAGCATCCTTGTCCCGTACGACAGGTCTGAGCATGCCAAACATGCCCTATCTGCCGCTCTTGAACTGGCAAGCACTTCATTCGAAGGAAAAGTAACGCTGCTCTACGTTGCTGAGTTGCCTGACTTTGATGACCCGACCTTTGAGGCTGCTGCTCAGATGGCTGGTGTAGCACGTGTTAGCCAGGAAGATTCACTGGCAGCTCAGCGCGAGTTTTATGAGCGCAAAAAAAAGGATCTTATTGCTGATGCAAAATCGATTGTTGGCGATTTTACCCAGGTGGTGTATCGAGTGACATCCGGCAAGCCGCATGACGCAATCGTTGAATTTGCCGAAACTGGCCAATTCGATCTTGTCGTGATGGGAAACCGTGGCTTGGGCGCGCTGCGCGGTGCTTTGGGTTCAGTGAGCTACGCGGTGCTGCGCTCAGTTGATATTCCGGTGTTGATTGTTAAATAGGGTTGATACGCGGCGCACTGCCTCCTAAAGCCATTCAAAGCCAAGGGCAGTGACTGACAGGGGGGTATATGGAACACGTACGCTATCTAAAAGCGGCCAGTGCAATCTGTGGTGCGCTGGTGCTATTTGCTATTGGTATTATGCTGACAGGCTATCAGGCATGGGATGCTAAGCATATTGGCACAACCGTTGTGGTTGCTATCGCATCGGTCGTATGTGGCTATTTCGCCTATAAGAAAACACGTGCGTCTCGTACCAAGTAACGTGCCCTGAAACAAGACAATCAAGTAGTTACTTGTAGTACTAACAGTTGTAGCGCTGACGGATAAGAAAGCACGCATATTTCGCGCTAAGTAGCGGGTTGAATAACGTCGAGATCTTTTGTATTTTAGATCGTTATACGTGCTTACTTGACGTTACCCCTGGCGCGGAGGCATCTTTTCATATTCACCAACTGAAATAAATTCGACACGCTCAACAGCGCTATCGCGCAGAATCAGTATGGCGACACTAGGGTCGCTTCCGCCTCGTGGATACGAAGGGCTCCCTGGATTGATGTAGTGAACGCCGCCAATAACTTCGTTGCGGGGTATATGGGTGTGTCCGTGCACCACAACCGCTACATCATCAGCGGGAGTTCCGATATCTTGAGGACGATGCACCATAAAGAATCGCACGCCTTCGAGGATGAATGTTGTACTTAAGGGAAGGTCAATACCGTAGTCGTTATTCCCTTTGACGGCAGTAACCGGTGCAATTGTCTGCAATTCCCAGAGTATTGGCTCAACCTCTATATCGCCTGCGCAAAGAATACGATCGACGCCCTGCAGTGCTTCCATAACTGCAGTGGGCAGTTGACGATGGAGATCCGAAACAAGTCCGACTTTCATGGAGTTCCCCTTTCTGCCCGTGGAATTATGCTCTCCAGGTATACGCGCCTTGCGTATTCCCTCATAATACCTGTCATGGCTGAATTTATTGAAGGAAAACATCCTGTTTGGGAAGCACTGAGCACGCACGTGCCCATCACACGTATTTTTCTTGCCGATGGCAATAAGCACGATCGGCTCTTGCAGGATATTCTGCATATGGCGGCGCGTCAGCATATTGTGATGGAAACGGTTCCTCGTGCGCAGCTTGATAAACGTTCAAAGCGCGGTAGTCATCAGGGAATTATGGCGCAGGCGCAACCCTTTGCCTATGCGAGTCTTGATGACATTATCGCGCGCGGAAATGATCAAGCTGTTTCGTTGGCGGTGTCGCACTCGTCGTCAGCTGCCCCTTGCGCACTTATTATTGTGCTCGATCATATTACCGACGCTGGCAATCTTGGGGCTATCGCTCGTTCAGCAGAGTCGGTAGGAGCTGCGGGTATTATTATCCCCAACAAGCGCAGTGCATATGTCACTGCTAGCACGTATAAGAGTTCTGCTGGTGCGATCTCTCATATTCCCGTTGCACAGGTTGCTAATTTACAGCAGGCACTAGCGCGTCTCAAAAATGAAGGCTACTGGGTGGCCGGCGCTTCGGAAAAAGCTGAAGGCGGTATTTGGGATGCAAACCTTACAGGTAACGTGTGCTTGGTGATGGGCAATGAGAACACCGGTCTTGCGCGCCTTACCCAAGAGGCATGCGACTTTTTCGTATCGCTTCCTCAGCGGGGGGTAGTATCGTCGTTAAATGTGGCGCAATCAGCTACTGTGTGTATGTACGAATGGTTGCGGCAGAATCGTCTATCTCTGCAGGAATGTGCTTCTGGCACTTCCAATACCTCTCATACCCTTGCTAATGCTAATGCTAATGCCTCGAATCGTTCTAGCGCTCCCTCGTGTTGTTCGCGCGCTTCAAGCCAAGCAAAAGCGCAGTAGCTAGCGCATAGGGTGTCCACCATGAAATCTCGCAACAAGCTTTTGATTGTTGACGGCTACAACGTTTTGCGTAGTGGTAGTCGCTATCGACATATGCGCGCTATGGCCGATTACACCGACGAGGTGTACAACAAATGTCGCGAGGCTCTTATCAACGACGTAATCGCACACATGGGGCGCGATTACTGCGAGGCATACTTGGTATTCGATGGCAGGGACAACGAATTTTCAACAGGGGTGCCCGAACGCATTGGCGGCGTGCAGGTGGTGTTTTCTCCAGCGGGGTTATCAGCTGATACGGTTATTGAAAAGCTGGCGTTTGATGCTCGTTCACGTGGGGTTGAAGTGATGGTAGTTACGAGTGACGCGACTATTCAGGACACAGTTTTTGGTCTTGGTGTCGATCGTATGAGTGCCGACGGATTCAGTCGCGAAGCAGAATTGCTCGATCAGGAAGCACGGCTGGACGAAAATCCGAAGGCCACCGTAAAGAATACGGTAGGCGAACGCATTGATGCGAGCACGCTTGCTCAGTTGGAAGCCTTGCGTGACGGGAAATAGGCTGCGTCATCGAAGTGCAAAGTCGTTTGCTCTGCCGAAGTACACAGCTGCCTATTTTGTAATCTCGTACAACAAAAGTAATTTATAGTATCGAACTACTGCATGTCAGTCTCTGAGAAAGATTGATTGGTCTGTGGTCTCTGCATAGTTAAAAGAAGCTGCTGTTCTATTTTGCTGATGTCGTCTGAATTTGCCGAATGCTATCTAATAAGCAAAGAAAACACATGCTTCAAGAAAATTTTTCTTGACTTCACTTAAAGAAAAACGTAGCTTTAAAACTTGCGACTTTTCGCAAAAAAACGGATTTTCTTAAAGGAGGAAAAGCCCCGTGGCGCAAGCACAAAACAACGCTCCCAACAGCCTTTATAGGAGCCGCAGAAGCTTCGCAAAGATCCCACCCGTTATCGATATCCCCAACCTGATTGCCATTCAGACTGAAAGCTTTGACTGGTTCAAGGGTGAGGGCCTCGACCAAGCATTCCAAGATATTTGCCCCATCGAGAGCAATACGAAGAATATGCGCGTCGAGATCGGTAAGCACGAGTTCGGTGATCCGAAGTATCCGGTTGACGAATGCAAGGTCAAAGATCTGACCTATCAGGCACCCCTGTTTGCCGAAGTGCGCTTCACCAATTTGGAGACCGGCGAAATCAAAGAGCAGGACGTCTTTATGGGCGATTTCCCGCTGATGACGCCGCGCGGTACCTTTATTGTTAACGGTACCGAACGAGTGGTTGTCTCGCAGTTGGTGCGCAGCCCTGGTGTCTATTTTGGGGCCGAGCGCGACAAGACAAGCAACAAGACCATCTATAACGCCAAGGTTATTCCTTCGCGGGGTGCTTGGCTTGAATTTGAAACCGACAAGCGCGATATCCTTTCGGTGCGTATCGACCGCAAGCGCAAGCAGCCGGCAACTCTTTTGCTGCGCGCTCTAGGGCTTGCTGAAACACGCGAAGAGATTATTGAAGCGCTCGGCGATAGCGAAATGGTGCTGCGCACGATCGATCGCGATCCTGCGACAACACGCGACGAATCGTTGATCGAGCTCTACAAGCGCTTCCGTCCGGGTGAGCCGCCTACCATCGATTCGGCACGTACATTGCTTGATGGATTGTTCTTCAATCCACAGCGCTACAACCTTGCAAAGGTTGGTCGGTATAAGATCAACAAAAAGCTCGGTTTCGACGCCGAAGGCGATTCCTCCACGCTAACCAATGACGATATCATTGCCACAATGCGCTACATTGTGGCTTTGCATAACGGTGAAGAAGGCTATGTCACCGATGATATCGACCATTTTGGCAACCGCCGTATTCGTACGGTGGGTGAATTAATCCAGAACCAGTTCCGCATTGGCTTGTCGCGTATGGAGCGTGTGGTACGCGAGCGCATGAGCATGCAGGAGCCCGACGAAATTACGCCGCAGAGCTTGATTAACATTAGGCCTATTGTGGCTTCCATCAAGGAATTCTTCGGATCGTCTCAGCTGTCGCAGTTCATGGACCAGGCCAACCCTGTGGCGGGCGTTACGCATAAGCGTCGTCTGTCAGCATTGGGTCCGGGTGGTCTGTCGCGTGAGCGTGCAGGCTTTGAAGTGCGTGACGTTCACAATTCGCACTACAGCCGCATGTGTCCTATCGAAACACCCGAAGGTCCTAACATCGGCTTAATTGGTTCGCTTGCCACGTATGCCCGCGTGAACAATTACGGCTTTATCGAAGCGCCGTATCGTCGCGTGGTTGAGGGTAAGGTAACGAACGACGTTGATTACCTTACCGCCGATGAAGAAGAGCATCATACTATTGCTCAGGCTAACGAGCCATACGATACCAAGACGGGTATCCTGGGAACGACCGACGAATCTGGGACCTTCCACCCAACTGAACGTTTGCTGGCTCGTACGCGCAACTCGCATGGTGAGTTTGGCGACCCGGCTGAGGTGTCAGTTT
This genomic interval from Cryptobacterium curtum DSM 15641 contains the following:
- a CDS encoding 3-hydroxyacyl-CoA dehydrogenase, giving the protein MGIEDIKRVTVAGGGVLGSQIAFQAAYRGYDTTIWLRSEASIERCQTKIDRLTTIYLDTLEALKSDPSAWAYGLIAREDVSPEACEALKDKVKAAHTNLKLTADWDEAFNNTDLVIEAIAEDPQQKTAFYQELAHHLPEKAIIATNSSTLLPSMFAEATGRPQKYLALHFANEIWKNPIGEVMGHAQTAQENFDTVVAFAEAIRMVPVKVLKEQPGYLLNSMLVPFLSAAQGLWAAGIGSPEDIDRAWTLGTGAPAGPFRILDIVGLTTAYNVSIMNPAAKEEGTIQNRVATLLKEKIDKGETGVAAGKGFYEYRK
- a CDS encoding manganese efflux pump MntP family protein is translated as MNLFEIVVLGIALSADAMSVTLCNIIANPRISRRRAALIPLTFGALQGIMPLIGYLAGFLAVEAISAYAGIITFGILGIIGAKMAWDGIHEDSSEDEEAVRGKLSVPVILVQAIATSIDALAVGISLAAGQTNIVSAAGIIALSTFLLCGAMIIIGRCLGASFGRRAQIVGGIVLILLGAKAFFF
- a CDS encoding MATE family efflux transporter encodes the protein MLDRADFKVYIHYIIPSIASFLLTGIYSIVDGLFVGHAVGDAGLAGINVAWPLVAFMMAIGTGVGMGGAVISSIYAGIGDLRSSNRAIAHTLSMLALATPLVMVVLFCFGQQLIYLFGGRDEILSQSQSYLSVMTWGSLFQIMASGCIPLMRNKGRVVAAMVILVISGLLNVALDFALVMLAGWGVAGAGLATVIAQAFVFICGLAFFLKRENRPRSRDFALDGEFLSRTLKGGFAPFALTLLPEVTTIVMNMATEAHGGATAQSAFAVISYVAVAIQWIIQGVNDGSQPLVSLRFGEGKLSTMRALRHTNYVFAVGIGLAGMVALYVLRVPLAVVFGISPQTSEVFYHGVALFSLALGFYGITHATTSFFYAVESSRNATIVILGEVVFVVFFAAVLPLFLGLDGVWLAVVATQACLAVLAVALLRHSRGNIAQAAARHVEKHAELAGQAAESNA
- a CDS encoding cytochrome c biogenesis CcdA family protein, giving the protein MFVNYLLTFLEGIVTFVSPCLLPLLPVYVAYFAGGLPEASGNAAASQSASTSASRIAGSKFKGALGFVAGFTVLFCALGAMAASLGGFFMQNRRALEVVCGLVIILFGFTYWGVIKTSIFTGRGARPKTLSQGFGPSFLFGMAFAVSWTPCVGAFLGSALSLAVTTGDMLTGASLLACYSLGLGVPFILSALLIDRLEGAFTWVKAHYGIINKVCGALLVLVGALLVSGLFSSWMGMFAA
- a CDS encoding TlpA family protein disulfide reductase, with translation MSNKKQLLISVVVLVAVVAVAVVAYRALSAGQMSSSTSAGSASTSSSSIDQSQALSQSPGNSSSANGSGSAMSGGSSGNSQALPSFSVLDSSGAKVSSDSVIGKPTFIGFWATWCPNCVSEAPDIQKLYDTYGDRVNFMMIDCVDGQRETVDIAKQWIESKGYTYPVYFDTTNQASLALRVQYLPTIYLVDAQGNVTSMKIGSTSFDAMATALDGLLAS
- a CDS encoding prevent-host-death protein, giving the protein MPTIMPVSSLRSYTEVLDGVAPGAPVFLTKNGQGKYAILDMDDYNKLAAENRLFSELEAGRTSGDKDGWITSENVRKRFAERAQHVQ
- a CDS encoding universal stress protein yields the protein MYQSILVPYDRSEHAKHALSAALELASTSFEGKVTLLYVAELPDFDDPTFEAAAQMAGVARVSQEDSLAAQREFYERKKKDLIADAKSIVGDFTQVVYRVTSGKPHDAIVEFAETGQFDLVVMGNRGLGALRGALGSVSYAVLRSVDIPVLIVK
- a CDS encoding metallophosphoesterase family protein encodes the protein MKVGLVSDLHRQLPTAVMEALQGVDRILCAGDIEVEPILWELQTIAPVTAVKGNNDYGIDLPLSTTFILEGVRFFMVHRPQDIGTPADDVAVVVHGHTHIPRNEVIGGVHYINPGSPSYPRGGSDPSVAILILRDSAVERVEFISVGEYEKMPPRQG
- the rlmB gene encoding 23S rRNA (guanosine(2251)-2'-O)-methyltransferase RlmB produces the protein MAEFIEGKHPVWEALSTHVPITRIFLADGNKHDRLLQDILHMAARQHIVMETVPRAQLDKRSKRGSHQGIMAQAQPFAYASLDDIIARGNDQAVSLAVSHSSSAAPCALIIVLDHITDAGNLGAIARSAESVGAAGIIIPNKRSAYVTASTYKSSAGAISHIPVAQVANLQQALARLKNEGYWVAGASEKAEGGIWDANLTGNVCLVMGNENTGLARLTQEACDFFVSLPQRGVVSSLNVAQSATVCMYEWLRQNRLSLQECASGTSNTSHTLANANANASNRSSAPSCCSRASSQAKAQ
- a CDS encoding NYN domain-containing protein, which produces MKSRNKLLIVDGYNVLRSGSRYRHMRAMADYTDEVYNKCREALINDVIAHMGRDYCEAYLVFDGRDNEFSTGVPERIGGVQVVFSPAGLSADTVIEKLAFDARSRGVEVMVVTSDATIQDTVFGLGVDRMSADGFSREAELLDQEARLDENPKATVKNTVGERIDASTLAQLEALRDGK